The sequence GCGGCGGGGTCCGTGTTCAGCCAGGTCGCGAACTTCGCGGCGGCCGACTTGTGCTTCGAGTCCGTGGTGACGGCCGTGGACGAACCGCCCCAGCTGCCCGTGACGTTGTCGGAGGCGGACCACTGCGGCAGCGGGGCCATCGCCCACTTGCCCTTGGTGTCGGGTGCGGCGGTGGTGAGGGTGCCCGGCGCCCAGACCGCGCTCACCCAGGCGATCTGCTTGCCGGTGTTCAGTGCCTTGTTCCAGGCGGGTGTGTACATCGGCTGGTTGTCGATCGCGCCCTCCTCGACGAGACCGCCCCAGAAGTCGGCGACCTTCTGGGAGGCCGCGTCGTCGATGCCGACCTTCCACTTGTCGCCCTCGGTGGTCCACCACTTGGCGCCGGCCTGCTGCGCAAGTCCGGCGAAGAGCCCGGAGTCGTTGGCGGAGAAGGTGGTCAGGTCCGTCTCCGGTGCCTTCTTCTTCAGCGCGCGGGCGGTCTCGGCGAACTCCTCCCAGGTCTGCGGGACTTCGAGGCCGTACTTCTTGAACAGGTCCTGGCGGTAGTAGAACATCATCGGCCCGGAGTCCTGCGGGATCGCGTACACCGCGTCCGAACCCAGCGTGGTCTGCTGCCACACGCCCTCGGCGAACTTGTCCTTCACGCCGTACACGTCACCGGCTATGTCGGCGAGCGCGTCATTGCTGACCAGCGTCGGCAGGGCCTGGTACTCGGCCTGCACCAGGTCCGGGGCCTTCTTGGCCTTGTGCGCCGTGAGGATCTTGGTGACCAGTGTGTCGCCGGACGCCTGCTTCTTGACGGTGACCGTGATCTGGTCCTTCTCGCCCTGGCCCTTGTTCCACAGGTCGGCGACCTTGTCCATGCCGGGCGTCCAGGACCAGTAGGTCAGCGAGACGGGCCCCGAGTCGGCCCCGTCGTCTTTGCCGGAGTCGTCGTCCGAGGACCCGCAGGCGGCGAGTGCGGTGGCGCCGAGCGTGACGGCGACCGAGATGGTCACGAGGCGACGCAGCTTCGTGTGTGGCATGGATGTATCTCCCTGACCGTGGTCTCCGCCTGCTGCGGAGGCCTGCCATGCTTCTGTGAGCGTTCACAGTAGAGAAACATCCCGGACACTTGTCAATGGTTGTTGCTGTGCGGTTATGTTGGCCTCACGCCGCTGAAACAGTGTGTGCACGTTCCCAAATGATCGATTTACCGGGAGACAATCCATGCCGGAGTCCAAGCCGGAGACCACCCCCAAGGGCCTTGAGCGGCTCGCCTTCGGT is a genomic window of Streptomyces sp. NBC_00414 containing:
- a CDS encoding extracellular solute-binding protein, whose translation is MPHTKLRRLVTISVAVTLGATALAACGSSDDDSGKDDGADSGPVSLTYWSWTPGMDKVADLWNKGQGEKDQITVTVKKQASGDTLVTKILTAHKAKKAPDLVQAEYQALPTLVSNDALADIAGDVYGVKDKFAEGVWQQTTLGSDAVYAIPQDSGPMMFYYRQDLFKKYGLEVPQTWEEFAETARALKKKAPETDLTTFSANDSGLFAGLAQQAGAKWWTTEGDKWKVGIDDAASQKVADFWGGLVEEGAIDNQPMYTPAWNKALNTGKQIAWVSAVWAPGTLTTAAPDTKGKWAMAPLPQWSASDNVTGSWGGSSTAVTTDSKHKSAAAKFATWLNTDPAALTALAKEGGIYPAATNAQTSGAFTEPPVYFSNQPDFYTQAADIAKTTAPSAWGPNVNVAYTTFKDAFGAAAKDKSDFGAALRKMQDDTVADLKKQGFEVAE